TGACTCGAAATTTTTTgaagaatggataaagatcacccgAACTCTCACATCTCATGAGTTTGCTCCCCGTCCATAAATCCTTCACATAAAAaccaaaaggatcaaattcaacagaaaccatattatcgatagtaaatttacgaacgaaaataaggtttttgatgagtttaggtgCATGTAGGACATTTTTCAGTTTTAAAGAGGGATTCTGTTgaagggatgtatgaccataaccacgaattggaatcatgttaccattaccaacaacaatgccattatttttgctcaattgataataataagacgagagagtaccttgggagttggtcatatgagatgtggctccggtgtccatgtaccaattcttGTCATCAGGCGGATTCAACGACATTGTGTGCATATCTTGATCAATATCTGTGGGCGCATACCCACCATGTGATGACAAGGCTGACGAGTAGAACGACTGTGGAGGACGAGGACCAAGAACTCCCTGCTGCGAAGGAGCTGGACGCGACTGCTGCCAGCCGCGGGGCTGCTGCCACCCAGCCGTGGGGTATGGGCACGGTGGAGTGGGCCACGGTTGTTTCCCCCACGCTGCCCATGGTGGAAAATACCACGACGGGGCAGCGGGTCCCTGCTGCTGTGCCGTGACGGGCTGGTATGCCTGTGCATTGGTGCGGCTGCCCCCGCCGCTGCTTTGTCCATTGCCGCTGCCACCGCGATTGTTGCGGTTGCCGCCGCTGCGACCGCGGTTATTTTTCTTTCCACGATTGTTGAAATTATTTGCAGAGTTAGTGGGCTATCCATTTCCTGAGAAATTCTGAGGAGTAACATTGTGGGAAACAAGAGCAGCATTCGAGTAGGAGTCGTGAATGGCATCCTCGGCATGGCTATCCTCCTCAAGCTCAATCATCGACCGGACAACGTCAAAAGATGGGAGAGGAGTACGGTGCTGCACCGTCGTGCGAAAAGTTTTATATTCCTCCGACAATCCTCGCAGAAGACGAAGCACAAGTCGTTCGTCGAAAACTTTGTGACCGACGTTGGTGAGATTGTCTGCAAGAACTTTCAGCCTGGTACAATATGCTTTCACATTCGGAAAATCCACCAATTTTGTGTTGGTGAATTTTGCATCAAGAGCAAGAGCCCTAGCCGATTTGTTGTCCTGAAAGAGATGAACAAGACGGTCCCAAGATTCGGCTACAGTGTCCTCTTGATGAATGATCGTATTGAGAAGATCATTCGATAGCGTACCATATATCCATTGCCGAACAATGTCATCCAGCCGTTCCCATAGGACCTTAGCAGCAAGTTTTTTGGCTGTAGTTGCCGGTGGTGGCACGGTGGGGGACGCAGGAGGTAGGATGTGGTCAATGACTAAGTTTGATACCATGTAAGAGAATGTTTTCCTTGATTATTCTGTTCCCTTGAATgggttgatatacatgatttacaacctaattgtaggctacaaattaggaactaatttgactaaataattctaacatatgctatcctaaaatagaagattacaaaatatatttgactaaataattacataatctaacaGTATCCCATGTGTTGGATGAGAGATTGAGTTGTTTTTCCTTATATAATCTTAGAAAATTGTCACCTCATGCAGGGGTGGAGCTAGGTTAGGCCTAGGGGCTCATCCAAACCCCCTTCgaaaaaaaattacactatatatatgtggttaaaattattatatatatatatatatatatatatatatatatagtagatgttgaaccccctttgcttctttgtgtgtttacttttttttttttggaaccccCTTAGTAGAAATTCTGCCTCCCCCGGCCGCTGACCTCGTGAACCAAGTTTTGAATTACATTAGCTCAATCCATTTCATTAGAATGGTTTTCGGCCACTATGTTATGCTATTTAGGCTCTACTTGTCAAGGTTTGGGCATGCAATTGAAGCTATAGTATTCTCTATTAGTTGAGTGGACTATTGTCTTTTTACTTGATTTTGAGTAATACTCGCATCGCCACATGAGTTAGCTTTTAGAGTTGAGATAGATCCAAGGTCTATTTTCTTAGCACAATTATTTAATTGTCTAGTCAAGTATATAACAAGTTATTTAGATTTACATAATTGACTTCGAACTATTGAATCAAGTTTTCATGTTCCATAGGAGAAATACAGATCATAGGAGGTGTGTAGCATCGAGCTTAGTATAGAGTGTGTACATTCTTGAACATGACCGTTAGCAAAATCGCCAATTTCCTAATGCTCTTGCTCCACCCTGGTGGGAATTCTTTCATTTTCGTTTCATCCAAGTCTTGGTGGACACTGAAGACCAATCTTACTTCCGCGCCATTTATGAATACAAATATCCAAACTCCCATTTCCACTACAAAACAATGGACAACATTCAAAATCAGAATCAGAATCGACCAAAGTATGTGATTGCGTTTCGAGGCACAATCGCCAAAAAAGGTAACAGATCACTGGACTTCAAATTGGATCTCGAACTCATTTGCAACAATCTTTACAATAGCTCCCGTTTCCACATTGGCTCGCAAGTTGTACAAAACATCGTTCAGAATCACGGGGTCTCAGATATTTGGCTAGCAGGGCATTCCTTGGGTTCTTCAATTGCACTACTAATTGGAAGGGATATATATGGTTAAAATGAGAATTCATCTCGAAACATATCTTTTCAACCCACCATTCACATCCCTTCCAATAGAGAAATTCATGAAAAACGAGAAACTGAAGCATGGAATCCGCTTTGCTCATAGTATGCTCATTGCGGGACTGTCTATTGATGTCAATAATAACAGGCCAAAGTCTCAACAAAGTCATGACCCGTTTACGTTGTTATATGCGTGGGTTCCTTACTTATTTTTAAATCCATCAGATCCTATTTGCGCGGAATACGTTGGATATTTCGAGCATAGGGAAAGATGGTTGCGATAGGGGCAGGGGAAACAGGACGAATTGCGACACAGAATTCAATAAGAAGTATAATTGCGAATGCAAGAGGAAAAGATCAATCGGAACCATCGCATTTACTTCCTTCTGCGTTTTTTACTATTAATTTGAGCCATTCTCCAGATTTGAAGAGAGCTCATGGAATCCTCCAATGGTGGAAACCAGATTTACAATGCAACTATAAACTCTACCAGTTTCTGTAGGAAACTCTACCAATTTCGGTAGGACTTTTGGTATGTGATTGAAATTAATAATCTTTGAATTTAGAAAGATGTCCTGCACGAAATGTACAGTAGCTCTGACAAATGGACTATTTAATTAAATTACGTTGGAGGGAAGGCCTCATATCCATATTTACTACTTATTTTGTATAGGGTTAGCGATCAAGATTTTTTGTCGTAACTCATGTGATGAAACTGAATTTTATTGCAGTTAGATTTCTTTTCTAATTCCATCTTGATCATATAATTATCTCTTTAACTTAAATGAAACGTTGAAGTCAACTACCAGAATGAGCTAAGTCAAAGAGGCACGGCTATACCAATTCAAGCACAGCAAAAGTATtcttatttctacctttttttttttttttttttttttttttttgcgaaagtggatttttttctcatttttatgcTTGGAAATTcagttttgtgattgggtttttcatttttttccaagCAGTTTAAGTTTTCCGATCAACCAGTCCCTTATTTTAGGGACATTTGAATTAGGTAGGCCCAAGTCGAGATACAACGTCTATCACATCAAATCGGTGTTATCCCGATAGGGAGAGCGGAACGAGAAGAGAGCTTGACAATAATATCACTGCTGTTAAAAAAGCTTTTCTTGAGCCTGACAATAATATTAGTGAATAGAATGTATAAATTTCCTTGAAGAACTGTTACTACTTGAAAATAACTAGAAGAACTTGAGGCAAAATTTTAAGGCCTGAGTAGGAAGGAGAATCCAGCCACTTTACCAATAAAATATTACTAGTAAAATTTCAGTCCTTAGTGTTTTGTTATAAAAATTTTGATAGTGGGGCGGATCACTAAATGGTAAAAATGGGTGAGTTTATATTAAATAAGGATTTAACTTATAAAAATATGTTACGTCagcaaaagttgactaaaatgaattgaatgacttttgtgttacaaaaataaaagttgagtgactttccaGTTACAAAACAAAAttaagtgacttttgtgttacaaTGACGATAGTTGAGTGACCTTATGAAAAATCAACTTAGCTTTTCTTCGAAATTTTCAAGAAGGTGAAAAATGACCCTCAAAATTAAGATTATAGCACTCTTTATAAGTGACAAAATTAGTATAGTTTACTTCTTTTATCTTACTGGAGTCTATTTACCATATTTTAACCCTCAAAAGAGTGATTTAAATATTATTGGAATTTACTGTACTTTACGCGACAATTGGCACCACCTCTGAGTTATCGTTACTAATGTCCCCACGAGGGCCCGGCTAAGTAATGTTGCTTTTACCCAGTCCAGGAAGTTTTAGAAAAATAATCTTTGCGGTacacaattaaaaaaaatatgtttatTCAATTGTTTACGAGTTTTGTAGGATAGTCAAAATTTCGTACTATTAAATTGGTTATGTTTTTGTCGAATGGGCAAATTTAACCCGTATTATTAAATTATTCACAAGTTTAACTCCACGGCCACAATTTGATACTTTGTTCATTCAActtattttattaaaattttaGATTATTCACAAATTCTGCCAAAGGGAAGATCCTGCCATTTTTGTAGCGCTGTAGGCTACTCCAGAGGCGGCACCAATGACCAATAGAAAGACTACTTACCAGTTCACGAAAAGATAATTTTGAGATCAACTGGTGTTTAGGGAAGctcggtgcacaaagcatcccgtgTTAGCAGGGTGGGGGAATGGCCCCACCCACCCTAaagggtgtgatgtagacagcctaccctaatgcaagcattagtagCTGTTTCCCGGCTCGAACCTGTGACCTATAAATAAAGAGGTGTTTAGTTCAACGAAATTGAAAATACTCTAATATTACCTTATGAATTGTGATATGAAAATACTGACAAAATATAGGCTCATTTTCATCAATGTATAGTTAAAGAGAGGATAAATGACCAATAAGTTTCTCCTAAAtctatttgaaaaataaaaaaaaagctaATTTTTAATGACCTTAATTGaactttttatataattatgaatacTTGACACTATGTTAATTAAAAAAATCCTAAATTCAAAAATGCGATAAGATTTTAGGGCTTAgtaataaaataattattattaagTCAAACTTAATAAAGTTATGTCTTCCTCAATCCCCAGTAATAATACTATTACATAGTTATATAATAAATAATTTATTGTTGTAATACATTATAAAAATCCATATCaatcattaaaaataaaaatgggaAAGAATTTTACTGTTAGAGAAGTCCGATTATTGGCTAGAATTCGATCGTAGAAAAATTATAGACAATGGGTTTTGAATGTAAAATGAATTCCTGATTTGTGAGATTGAAAGAATGGAAGAGAGAAGAAGGGTTTAGAATGGGGAAATGATTTCTAATTCTCTTATGTTAACGTGGGGAGAAAATTTGCTTTTAGGGCTTTTTGTCGAGAGGATTTAATCAGAAGAGGTGTGGGGACATAAGATTTTAAAGAAAAGTATTGGGCTTATTGTAATTGTAAAGAGGACGTCAAGCTCCACAAAAATATGAGGCAACACATGTTCGATCTCAGATCGTGCTCAAGCGTAAGGGTACAGTGATCAATTGTACCAATCTGGTAGATATATCTTGGGGAACCTTTTAAATATATATACTCTTTTcaacgtatatatacatatatatacaaagctTTTCCCGAGGTTTACGGTGGCACGTGACCCCCTTCTAATAGGATAGGTCCGCCTCTAGGCTACTCCTGTCCATGTATTTCGTAAACACTAAAGCTCTTGAGACAAGGGGACATAGTGTTAGCCATGGAATACCTACATAGAACTCTACAGCAACTAAGGAAGAATCCACAATTCCACTATCATCCTAGGTGTGCTAAACTGGGAATTATTCACATATGTTTTGCGGATGACTTGTTAATGAGCAGCAGGGCTGATGCAACTTTTGTTCAACACTTTTCAGCATTTCTCAGAAGTATCAGGGTTGCGGGCCAATATGGAGAAGATTTCTCTTTATATTGTTCGAGTGGAGAATGATTTCAAAGAACAGATGTTTGATTTACATCTCAGTCTAGGTGAACTGCCTTTTAAATATTTGGGAGTGCCTCCCTCCAGTAAGAAACTATCAGTCCATCAGTGTCTACCCCTAGTTGAAAGGATGATCTCAAGAGTCAAATGCTGGTCCTCAAAACTCCTTTCCTACAGTGGCAGGCTGCAGTTGGTAAAGAGTGTCCTCTTTGAGATGCAAACATACTGGTCACAAATCTTCCTTTTGCCTAAGAAGATCATTTCCATGGTCACCACTGTGTGTAGAACATTCCTATGGACAGGCAGTAACAACCTCTCTAGAAAAGCTTTTGTAGCATGGGAGAAAATTTGCAAACCAAAGACGGCAGGGGGATTGAATGTACTTGATATTTTAACATGGAATAAGGATGCAATTTGTAAGGTACTCTGGGCTGTGGAACAAAAGAAGGATAAAGTCTAGGTGGTTTGGATTCATACCTTCTACATAAAAGCAAATGACCTTAGTACCATGGCCACTCCTAAGCAGGCCTGTTGGCTAGTAAGAAAAGTTTTTGATGGAAGAAGTCGGATACCAAAAGTAAATGATTTACACTCGGGGTTGCAAACTATGACTGTTAACAACCAAGACAATATAAATAAAGGCTATTGTTCAATGGTGCCTCAATACCAAAAAGTTGACTGGGGCAAGCTGGTACTGTTTAAAGGCATAATTCCAAGGCACCGCTTCATTTTGTGGATGGCACTGCAAAGAAAATTGTCAACTATTGATAGAGTAATTAAGTGGGGCATCACAATACAAACTGAATGTGTACTGTGTGATGCCCTGCTGGAGGAAACTTTTGATCATCTATTTTTTGCTTGTCCATATTCTCAACATAGGTGGGCTGCTATGCTAACCTGGCCTGGAGTTCAGAGATCAATAGAGGATTGGAATCAGGAACTAGTCATAGTCGACCAAGAGCTTTCATAATGGGATTCTGTTTTGCTGTTGTGGTATATCACATATGGGCTGAAAGGAATGGAAAAAGATTCTCCAACAAACAATCTAGCAGCCTGAAGAGATTGAAAGACATCGTTGTTCAACTGCATATTAAAGGACAAAATCATGGCAAGTGGAAGAGTCATTTGGAGAAACTGGTTGCCTATCCTTTCTAGTATTATTGTATAAGTGCAACTGTTTTAATGTAACTGTCCAGGAACATATATAGATAGGTGAGAGCTAACTTTGAGTCCAATAGAGTTAGCAGCTTTGTAAAGTTCATATTTTGGTTGTATGAAATTTAACTtttaaccacaaaaaaaaaaaaaaaaaaaaaaaaaaacattgaagCTCTGATTGTCTCTATTTAGTAGTAAGTAAGTTACTTCTCCACTCAATGAGCTCCATCATTTATAAGCTCACTTTAAAATGATAGGAAGAAATTTTTTGCTTACAAACTAATTAATTACACATTTTGAAAGAATACGTTCTCTGTGATCATCTAATGTTCGTAGTACAGTTTCTCGTTACAACAAAGGAAT
The nucleotide sequence above comes from Lycium barbarum isolate Lr01 chromosome 3, ASM1917538v2, whole genome shotgun sequence. Encoded proteins:
- the LOC132631200 gene encoding uncharacterized protein LOC132631200; translated protein: MVSNLVIDHILPPASPTVPPPATTAKKLAAKVLWERLDDIVRQWIYGTLSNDLLNTIIHQEDTVAESWDRLVHLFQDNKSARALALDAKFTNTKLVDFPNVKAYCTRLKVLADNLTNVGHKVFDERLVLRLLRGLSEEYKTFRTTVQHRTPLPSFDVVRSMIELEEDSHAEDAIHDSYSNAALVSHNVTPQNFSGNG